Proteins found in one Miscanthus floridulus cultivar M001 chromosome 4, ASM1932011v1, whole genome shotgun sequence genomic segment:
- the LOC136549995 gene encoding NAC domain-containing protein 83-like isoform X2: MERPAQAPTQLPPGFRFHPTDEELVMLYLRRQALARPLPAAVIPVVHDVARLDPWDLPGANEGEGYFFSLRRAPATGRGSRRRRAGSGYWKATGKEKPVFLQCGGGGGKRQLLVGVKTALAFHRSETPPSSSRTGWIMHEYRLAVPRGVAEQRKKNASQGCVADPGEWVVCRVFLKNNRPNRDANSKTLGHRASAAPPQQQHREDVGGQGQQPLMFSAPQLSSSSCVTGVTNLSDEDDEVSGGGITRDAPAAPQREAY; the protein is encoded by the exons ATGGAGAGGCCTGCGCAGGCGCCCACGCAGCTGCCGCCGGGGTTCCGGTTTCACCCCACCGACGAGGAGCTGGTAATGCTGTACCTCCGCCGGCAGGCCCTGGCTCGCCCGCTGCCGGCCGCCGTCATCCCCGTCGTCCACGACGTCGCCAGGCTCGATCCATGGGACCTCCCTG GGGCAAACGAAGGGGAGGGCTACTTCTTTAGCCTGCGGCGAGCGCCGGCGACCGGGCGTGGCAGCCGCAGGAGGAGAGCTGGGAGCGGGTACTGGAAGGCCACGGGGAAGGAGAAGCCGGTGTTCCTgcagtgcggcggcggcggcggcaagaggCAGCTGCTCGTGGGCGTCAAGACGGCGCTCGCCTTCCACCGCAGTGAGACGCCACCGTCGTCCTCGCGGACCGGCTGGATCATGCACGAGTACCGGCTCGCCGTGCCCCGCGGCGTGGCCGAGCAGAGGAAGAAGAATGCGAGCCAG GGTTGCGTTGCTGATCCGGGAGAGTGGGTCGTGTGCCGGGTCTTCCTGAAGAACAACAGGCCGAACCGGGACGCCAACAGCAAAACTCTGGGACACCGCGCCTCCGCTGcgccaccgcagcagcagcaccggGAAGACGTGGGAGGACAGGGACAGCAGCCGTTGATGTTCTCGGCGCCGCAGTTGTCGTCCTCAAGCTGCGTTACCGGCGTTACCAACTTGTCAGACGAAGACGACGAAGTCAGCGGCGGCGGCATAACCAGAGATGCCCCAGCTGCCCCTCAAAGAGAGGCCTACTAG
- the LOC136549995 gene encoding NAC domain-containing protein 83-like isoform X1 — MERPAQAPTQLPPGFRFHPTDEELVMLYLRRQALARPLPAAVIPVVHDVARLDPWDLPGANEGEGYFFSLRRAPATGRGSRRRRAGSGYWKATGKEKPVFLQCGGGGGKRQLLVGVKTALAFHRSETPPSSSRTGWIMHEYRLAVPRGVAEQRKKNASQSRRLHSLPQILPIGRSTYHSQFTAGCVADPGEWVVCRVFLKNNRPNRDANSKTLGHRASAAPPQQQHREDVGGQGQQPLMFSAPQLSSSSCVTGVTNLSDEDDEVSGGGITRDAPAAPQREAY; from the exons ATGGAGAGGCCTGCGCAGGCGCCCACGCAGCTGCCGCCGGGGTTCCGGTTTCACCCCACCGACGAGGAGCTGGTAATGCTGTACCTCCGCCGGCAGGCCCTGGCTCGCCCGCTGCCGGCCGCCGTCATCCCCGTCGTCCACGACGTCGCCAGGCTCGATCCATGGGACCTCCCTG GGGCAAACGAAGGGGAGGGCTACTTCTTTAGCCTGCGGCGAGCGCCGGCGACCGGGCGTGGCAGCCGCAGGAGGAGAGCTGGGAGCGGGTACTGGAAGGCCACGGGGAAGGAGAAGCCGGTGTTCCTgcagtgcggcggcggcggcggcaagaggCAGCTGCTCGTGGGCGTCAAGACGGCGCTCGCCTTCCACCGCAGTGAGACGCCACCGTCGTCCTCGCGGACCGGCTGGATCATGCACGAGTACCGGCTCGCCGTGCCCCGCGGCGTGGCCGAGCAGAGGAAGAAGAATGCGAGCCAG AGTCGCCGACTTCATTCTCTGCCGCAAATACTCCCAATTGGGAGGAGCACATACCACTCCCAATTTACTGCT GGTTGCGTTGCTGATCCGGGAGAGTGGGTCGTGTGCCGGGTCTTCCTGAAGAACAACAGGCCGAACCGGGACGCCAACAGCAAAACTCTGGGACACCGCGCCTCCGCTGcgccaccgcagcagcagcaccggGAAGACGTGGGAGGACAGGGACAGCAGCCGTTGATGTTCTCGGCGCCGCAGTTGTCGTCCTCAAGCTGCGTTACCGGCGTTACCAACTTGTCAGACGAAGACGACGAAGTCAGCGGCGGCGGCATAACCAGAGATGCCCCAGCTGCCCCTCAAAGAGAGGCCTACTAG